In the genome of Phycisphaerales bacterium, one region contains:
- a CDS encoding protein-glutamate O-methyltransferase, with amino-acid sequence MTTVGERELSPAEYELFRALVYEKSGINLGDQKQQLVRARLGKRLRAGGFDSYRDYYEFVARDSSGDELCLLIDAISTNTTHLFREKQHFDFVARTVRGWLDDRRWRQDNDTLRVWSAGCSSGEESYSLAMTLDDVLGRTLAWKLLATDISTKVLARAKAGKYEAHRLGTVPPVFRQRYFAPTAERDPGLAQIVPALRERITFTRLNLMDPTFPFRRGFHFIFCRNVMIYFDRPTQEGLVQRFVRHLRPGGYLMIGHSESLNGLNHGLRYVQPTVYQRGRD; translated from the coding sequence ATGACAACGGTTGGAGAACGGGAGCTGTCCCCGGCCGAGTACGAGTTGTTTCGTGCGCTCGTGTACGAAAAATCGGGGATCAATCTTGGTGATCAGAAGCAGCAGCTTGTCCGGGCCCGCCTGGGCAAGCGGCTGCGCGCCGGGGGCTTCGACTCCTACCGGGACTACTACGAGTTTGTCGCGCGGGATTCAAGCGGTGACGAACTCTGCCTACTGATCGATGCGATCTCAACCAATACTACGCACCTCTTTCGGGAGAAACAGCACTTCGACTTCGTTGCCCGTACCGTACGCGGCTGGCTCGACGATCGTCGTTGGCGCCAGGACAACGATACCCTGCGGGTGTGGAGTGCCGGCTGTTCCTCCGGCGAGGAGTCGTACTCTCTTGCCATGACCCTCGACGACGTCCTGGGCAGAACGCTGGCGTGGAAACTTCTCGCCACCGACATTTCCACCAAGGTGCTGGCGCGCGCCAAGGCCGGCAAGTACGAGGCCCATCGGCTTGGTACCGTGCCGCCAGTCTTCCGGCAGCGCTACTTTGCACCGACCGCCGAACGCGACCCGGGCCTCGCGCAGATCGTTCCGGCCCTGCGGGAGCGGATTACCTTCACCCGTCTCAACCTGATGGATCCGACCTTCCCGTTTCGGCGCGGGTTCCATTTCATCTTCTGCCGCAACGTGATGATCTATTTCGATCGCCCGACCCAGGAGGGGCTTGTGCAGCGCTTCGTGCGGCACCTGCGGCCAGGCGGCTACCTGATGATCGGCCACTCGGAGAGTCTTAACGGACTGAACCACGGGCTGCGTTACGTTCAGCCGACGGTGTACCAGCGGGGCAGGGACTGA
- a CDS encoding chemotaxis response regulator protein-glutamate methylesterase, with protein MRSAGPLRILVLAETSLFARGLAAALERACGLNALSGRGLLSELRGQLTRFHPDAIVLDLDLRASDALDLLENLQTHYPVPVLVTAAGDGASIRRALVAGNLGAVDLLRRPPRLDAAALDVFAAEVAGRLLGAARHWRPVLPTAGGRPTRSSALDPARYVVGIGASTGGTRALEVLLEAVPSDFPPIVIVQHLPASFTRSFAERLSANSAVAVAEAAGGEWLEPGRAFVARGDTHLVVTGSRGRFQTAAAGQNKHQGHCPSVDVLFDSLAKQVGRQGVGVLLTGMGADGAAGLLRMRQAGAVTIAQDERSCVVYGMPKAAMQNGAAQWVATPADIPALIERVLVGGAAPIPAGP; from the coding sequence GTGCGCAGCGCTGGTCCGCTACGGATTCTGGTCCTGGCCGAAACGTCCCTTTTTGCCCGGGGACTGGCGGCCGCCCTGGAGCGCGCTTGTGGTTTGAACGCGCTCAGCGGGCGTGGTTTGCTCTCCGAGCTGCGTGGCCAGCTCACACGCTTCCATCCCGATGCGATTGTGCTCGATCTGGATCTGCGCGCCAGCGACGCGCTCGACCTGCTGGAAAACCTTCAGACCCATTACCCGGTACCCGTGCTGGTCACCGCCGCGGGGGATGGTGCGAGTATCCGGCGGGCGCTCGTTGCGGGCAACCTGGGAGCGGTGGACCTGCTGCGCCGTCCGCCGCGCCTTGACGCTGCCGCGCTCGATGTTTTCGCCGCCGAAGTCGCTGGCCGGCTCCTCGGGGCAGCACGTCACTGGCGACCAGTGCTTCCGACTGCCGGTGGGCGTCCGACCCGGTCGTCGGCACTCGATCCCGCCCGGTACGTAGTGGGCATCGGGGCCTCGACGGGTGGCACCCGCGCCCTGGAAGTCCTGCTTGAAGCGGTCCCTTCGGATTTCCCACCGATTGTCATCGTTCAACATCTACCGGCCAGTTTTACGCGCTCCTTCGCCGAGCGGCTCAGTGCGAACAGTGCCGTCGCCGTCGCCGAGGCCGCCGGTGGCGAATGGCTCGAACCGGGGCGCGCCTTCGTCGCTCGTGGCGATACGCACCTCGTCGTGACGGGTTCCCGCGGCCGTTTTCAGACTGCCGCGGCCGGTCAGAATAAGCACCAGGGTCACTGTCCGAGCGTGGATGTACTGTTCGATTCGCTTGCCAAACAAGTCGGACGGCAAGGGGTAGGTGTGCTGCTGACCGGCATGGGGGCTGACGGAGCCGCCGGGCTCCTGCGCATGCGACAGGCCGGCGCTGTGACGATCGCACAGGACGAGCGGTCCTGCGTGGTCTACGGCATGCCCAAGGCCGCCATGCAGAACGGAGCGGCCCAGTGGGTTGCAACCCCAGCCGACATCCCGGCACTGATCGAGCGGGTGCTCGTGGGGGGGGCCGCACCGATCCCAGCCGGACCGTGA
- a CDS encoding ubiquinone/menaquinone biosynthesis methyltransferase, whose product MDPQLPQPEPVQTDAPAVWDRAALRDPHRQADKPARVEAMFDAIAPTYERVNRVATFGRDAAWRRRAVAAARVQPGDVVLDLCCGTGDMIRAFAAGAIRPARIMGVDFSAGMLSQAKVGQLGLPVELIRADALQLPLDSASVDVISCAFGVRNFGHLGAGLLEMYRVSRPGARIVILEFTTPANAVLRWFVNTYCTLVLPRIGTWLSGDRTGAYRYLPRSIETFETTRSMCRRMDDAGFKQVAVETLNFGGVALYRAER is encoded by the coding sequence ATGGACCCGCAATTACCCCAACCGGAGCCGGTTCAGACCGACGCACCCGCCGTATGGGATCGGGCGGCTCTGCGCGACCCGCACCGCCAGGCCGACAAGCCCGCCCGCGTGGAGGCCATGTTTGATGCGATTGCGCCCACCTACGAACGTGTGAATCGCGTCGCAACGTTCGGGCGGGATGCGGCGTGGCGCCGGCGGGCGGTCGCGGCCGCGCGGGTTCAGCCGGGGGATGTTGTGCTGGACCTCTGCTGTGGGACGGGGGACATGATCCGGGCGTTCGCGGCGGGGGCGATCCGTCCGGCGCGCATCATGGGTGTGGACTTCTCAGCGGGCATGCTGTCTCAGGCGAAGGTGGGCCAACTGGGCCTGCCGGTGGAGTTGATTCGGGCAGATGCGTTGCAGTTGCCGTTGGATTCCGCGTCGGTCGATGTGATCAGTTGTGCATTCGGAGTGCGTAACTTCGGTCACCTGGGGGCGGGTTTGCTGGAAATGTACCGTGTCTCTCGACCTGGCGCGCGGATTGTGATCCTCGAATTCACGACGCCCGCGAATGCCGTCCTGCGCTGGTTTGTGAACACCTACTGTACCCTGGTGTTGCCGCGGATCGGCACGTGGCTGAGCGGAGATCGGACTGGGGCCTATCGTTACCTCCCCCGGTCGATCGAGACGTTCGAGACCACGCGTAGCATGTGCCGCCGGATGGACGATGCCGGCTTCAAGCAAGTCGCCGTCGAGACCCTGAACTTCGGCGGGGTTGCACTCTATCGTGCAGAGCGCTGA
- a CDS encoding PEP-CTERM sorting domain-containing protein: protein MKKFEISVVLCALLATPVVAWAQGIVYAHDLRFAAQANLFSFPANDPLTQTQIGPVGGLNYTTFAMDFNTAGTALYALNHLPGANATQLGVIDITTGVFAAGPSITGAGWDTAGTTPTGLSVDPTNETFYASKTNELFTLNPVTGVATSVGTFAQVTGAPIGTVIDIAVDNNGQLFAHVLGSTAGVGGTLWSIDKTTAIGTLVGASGIVTNFAQGMDFDPTTNILYAALYTSGGAGSYGTWNTTTGAWTEILPLLSFPDPTPNGRELEIAIRVPEPTTLSLLVLGALGLLRRR from the coding sequence ATGAAAAAATTCGAAATCAGTGTGGTGTTGTGCGCGCTGCTTGCTACCCCCGTGGTCGCCTGGGCGCAGGGCATCGTCTATGCCCACGACCTGCGTTTCGCGGCGCAGGCCAACCTGTTCTCGTTTCCGGCAAATGACCCGCTTACACAGACGCAGATCGGACCGGTCGGCGGCTTGAACTACACGACCTTCGCGATGGACTTCAACACGGCCGGTACAGCCCTGTACGCCCTCAATCATTTGCCCGGAGCGAATGCGACACAACTCGGCGTCATCGATATCACCACGGGCGTTTTCGCGGCCGGCCCCAGCATTACGGGCGCTGGTTGGGATACGGCCGGCACGACTCCGACCGGGCTCTCGGTTGACCCCACGAACGAGACCTTCTACGCCTCCAAGACCAATGAGCTCTTCACATTGAACCCTGTTACGGGTGTGGCCACCTCGGTCGGTACGTTTGCCCAGGTCACCGGCGCCCCGATTGGCACGGTCATCGACATTGCCGTGGATAACAACGGCCAGCTTTTCGCGCACGTGCTCGGTTCGACGGCGGGCGTGGGCGGTACGCTCTGGTCGATCGACAAGACGACCGCGATCGGCACGCTGGTTGGCGCCAGTGGTATCGTCACCAACTTCGCCCAAGGCATGGACTTTGACCCCACCACGAACATCCTGTACGCCGCGCTCTACACGAGCGGCGGAGCCGGCAGCTACGGCACCTGGAATACGACAACGGGTGCGTGGACGGAGATCCTGCCACTGTTGTCCTTCCCCGATCCGACGCCGAATGGTCGCGAGCTTGAGATCGCGATTCGGGTGCCGGAGCCGACGACGCTGAGTCTGCTTGTGCTCGGCGCGCTGGGTCTGCTGCGCCGCCGCTAA
- a CDS encoding YraN family protein yields the protein MARQVAQADRDELGRRGEHLAELHLRRAGLRVVARRFRTPTGEIDLIMRDGTTVVFVEVKTRRSRRLSNPEEAVRGAKQVRMARTAAWFLRHKRWENRPCRFDVVAVVLAEGGEPEIVHHPDAFHPA from the coding sequence ATGGCACGGCAAGTTGCACAGGCCGACCGGGACGAACTGGGCCGCCGGGGGGAACATCTGGCCGAATTGCACCTCCGCCGCGCCGGCCTGCGGGTTGTGGCGCGGCGATTTCGTACGCCGACGGGGGAAATCGACCTCATCATGCGGGACGGCACCACGGTCGTCTTCGTTGAGGTGAAAACCCGGCGCAGTCGTCGTCTCTCCAACCCGGAAGAAGCCGTCCGCGGGGCCAAACAAGTGCGGATGGCCCGCACCGCCGCCTGGTTCCTCCGGCACAAACGGTGGGAGAATCGGCCCTGCCGGTTCGACGTCGTGGCCGTTGTCCTGGCCGAGGGGGGCGAACCCGAGATCGTGCATCATCCGGATGCTTTTCACCCGGCATAA
- the rplS gene encoding 50S ribosomal protein L19, with protein sequence MQHPLLDVVENKYRRGTELDFEIGDTVVVTIRIIEGTKERLQDFEGTVIARRGQGLSEMFTVRRIVANEGVERTFPIHSPRIAAIRTLRSGKVRRCKLYFLRDRVGKARRLRERRVSAAARAAAAAARAEKARALREAQDAVDAAKSGQRETADSALAGSPS encoded by the coding sequence ATGCAACACCCTCTCCTCGACGTCGTTGAGAACAAGTATCGCCGCGGTACCGAATTGGATTTCGAAATCGGCGATACCGTCGTCGTAACCATCCGAATCATTGAGGGCACCAAGGAGCGCCTGCAGGACTTTGAGGGCACGGTAATCGCACGCCGCGGCCAGGGGTTGAGCGAAATGTTTACTGTGCGGCGTATCGTGGCGAACGAAGGTGTCGAGCGCACTTTCCCGATCCACTCGCCCCGCATTGCAGCCATTCGCACCCTCCGCAGCGGAAAGGTGCGGCGCTGCAAGCTGTACTTCCTGCGTGATCGCGTCGGCAAGGCCCGTCGGTTGCGCGAGCGCCGCGTATCGGCAGCGGCCCGGGCGGCGGCGGCGGCAGCGCGGGCGGAGAAGGCCCGTGCCCTGCGTGAGGCACAGGATGCGGTGGATGCCGCCAAGAGCGGGCAACGGGAAACAGCCGACTCGGCCCTGGCAGGATCACCGTCCTAG
- the trmD gene encoding tRNA (guanosine(37)-N1)-methyltransferase TrmD — MRIDVITLFPETLQPYFTASILGRAQATGCVEIHTHQLRDFSNDPHQKVDDRPFGGGPGMILACQPLMDAVAAVEALDPRSPLRIIMSPQGRVFDQSCAADWAGTERLLFICGHYEGVDERVIELLQPIEVSLGDFVLTGGEPAALAMIDAVVRLLPGALGNEVATTDESFQNRLLEYPQYTRPREFRGLSVPDVLLSGHHGQIEAWRRAQAEQRTRRRRPDLLGDSGGDLVSAQFAEALTPLLANGPGPQWQREYGTRW, encoded by the coding sequence ATGCGCATCGACGTCATCACGCTGTTTCCCGAGACACTGCAGCCGTATTTTACGGCCAGTATCCTCGGCCGTGCGCAGGCAACCGGCTGCGTAGAAATCCACACCCACCAACTCCGCGATTTCTCGAACGATCCGCACCAGAAAGTCGACGACCGGCCGTTCGGCGGCGGGCCCGGCATGATTCTCGCCTGCCAACCGCTGATGGATGCGGTCGCTGCCGTCGAGGCCCTCGACCCCCGTAGTCCCCTGCGGATCATAATGAGCCCACAGGGGCGCGTCTTTGACCAGTCCTGTGCAGCGGATTGGGCCGGCACGGAACGCCTCCTGTTCATTTGCGGACATTATGAAGGCGTGGACGAGCGGGTCATCGAACTACTCCAGCCGATTGAGGTCAGCTTGGGGGACTTCGTGCTCACCGGTGGTGAGCCGGCCGCCCTGGCAATGATTGACGCGGTGGTGCGACTCCTGCCCGGTGCCTTGGGGAACGAGGTTGCGACCACCGACGAATCGTTCCAGAACCGCCTGCTTGAATACCCCCAGTACACCCGGCCGCGAGAGTTCCGCGGCCTCTCCGTGCCCGACGTGCTGCTATCCGGCCATCACGGTCAGATTGAAGCATGGCGTCGTGCCCAGGCAGAGCAGCGCACACGCCGCCGGCGTCCCGACCTGCTTGGTGATTCCGGCGGCGATCTTGTCAGTGCCCAGTTCGCGGAAGCCCTTACCCCTTTGCTCGCCAACGGACCCGGTCCGCAGTGGCAGCGGGAGTACGGTACCCGCTGGTAA
- the rpsP gene encoding 30S ribosomal protein S16, producing the protein MAVKLRLKRLGRVHRSIYRISAMESRNPRDGRVLEDLGTYDPANKDQSAQLSVNAERVRYWLSVGARPTETVASLLKKQGIPAQ; encoded by the coding sequence ATGGCAGTGAAGCTGCGTTTGAAGCGGTTGGGACGCGTCCACCGCTCGATCTACCGTATCAGTGCGATGGAATCGCGGAATCCACGGGACGGGCGCGTGCTCGAGGATTTGGGCACCTACGATCCCGCTAACAAGGATCAGTCCGCGCAACTCTCGGTCAACGCCGAACGGGTGCGCTATTGGCTCAGTGTCGGAGCGCGGCCGACCGAGACGGTAGCCAGTCTGCTCAAGAAGCAGGGCATTCCGGCCCAGTGA
- a CDS encoding NAD(P)-dependent oxidoreductase, with amino-acid sequence MRTVFLTGAEGFTGSHVLTLLRERGYEVVAGVRNRARKLAYERQGLRALVCDVTDAINVARAIASIAPDAVLHLAGPTSTAETSEEPLAAYQAIVTGWANVLDAVRRTVPRAKVLLASAGDIYGTAGDDGKALPETTPAAPVTTFGSLKRAAESIAHTFYRDYHLNVTIARPFVAIGAHQPDRQYFGAAARRLAQWDAGSHGPQLWLPDLSCTRDLLHVNDVATAYVRLLEDGRPAETYNIASGQGWRCGDIVTRLAAAFGVRIEPTELPQDPAHPRVNALIGDSDKLRRELGWSPQFTVETALTELANSLRVQPVVTAAESVH; translated from the coding sequence GTGCGCACCGTCTTTCTCACCGGCGCTGAGGGCTTCACCGGCAGCCATGTCCTGACGCTTCTGCGCGAACGTGGCTACGAGGTTGTCGCCGGTGTCCGGAATCGAGCCCGTAAATTGGCGTATGAACGACAGGGTTTACGCGCACTCGTTTGTGATGTCACGGACGCCATCAATGTGGCGCGGGCAATCGCCAGCATAGCCCCGGATGCCGTTCTGCACCTGGCCGGACCCACCTCCACAGCCGAAACCTCTGAAGAGCCCCTCGCCGCCTACCAAGCCATCGTCACGGGGTGGGCGAATGTGCTTGATGCGGTCCGCCGCACGGTCCCCCGGGCAAAGGTGTTGCTGGCGAGCGCAGGCGATATCTACGGCACGGCCGGCGACGATGGGAAGGCACTCCCCGAAACCACCCCCGCCGCTCCAGTCACTACCTTTGGCTCGCTCAAGCGCGCCGCAGAGTCTATCGCGCACACGTTCTACCGAGATTACCACCTTAACGTGACAATCGCCCGTCCCTTTGTGGCAATAGGTGCTCATCAGCCCGACCGACAATACTTCGGGGCGGCTGCCCGCCGCCTTGCCCAGTGGGACGCTGGCAGTCACGGTCCACAGCTCTGGCTCCCGGACCTTTCTTGTACGCGGGATCTGCTGCATGTGAACGATGTCGCGACGGCTTATGTCCGCCTGCTTGAGGATGGTCGGCCGGCCGAGACGTACAACATCGCCAGCGGACAAGGGTGGCGGTGTGGCGACATAGTCACCAGACTGGCGGCCGCCTTTGGCGTGCGCATTGAGCCCACGGAATTGCCGCAGGACCCAGCCCATCCCAGGGTGAATGCGCTGATAGGTGATTCGGACAAGCTGCGACGTGAGCTGGGGTGGTCGCCACAGTTCACCGTTGAAACAGCATTGACCGAGTTGGCCAACTCGCTACGGGTGCAGCCGGTCGTGACCGCCGCTGAATCCGTGCATTAG
- a CDS encoding HpcH/HpaI aldolase/citrate lyase family protein — protein MGSAEATAAAGSLFEAGRRGAEVRSDCWVGLELRGSGGIELELRSRVAVLYGDSLRVQVRETMAALGVPHARIELEDAGALPWVLMARLEAAVRKARAAAGRPLCADDGAPPAIEPSVRPVPERVRLRRSRLYLPGNEPKFMLNAGLHRPDGLILDLEDSVAPAVKEEARLLVRNALRVLDFGPAERMVRINQGDRGLADLDYVVPHGVDLILIPKVESSEDVRCVAERVRALASEHKLARPVFLMPIIESARGVLRAEDIATAAPEVVALTIGLEDFTADLGITRTEEGRESFLARSQIVLAARSAGVQPIDTVYSDVDNEDGLRASVREARGLGFVGKGCIHPRQIRVIHETFTPAPAELEKARRIIAAFEEAQLRDVGVVTLGSKMIDAPVVAQAFAVVRAAEAAP, from the coding sequence ATGGGAAGCGCAGAGGCGACAGCGGCGGCTGGAAGTTTGTTCGAAGCGGGGCGGCGTGGTGCGGAGGTGCGCTCCGACTGCTGGGTGGGCTTGGAGTTGCGCGGCTCAGGCGGAATCGAACTGGAGTTGCGCTCACGCGTAGCCGTGCTTTACGGTGACTCCCTCCGCGTGCAAGTCCGTGAGACCATGGCAGCGCTCGGTGTGCCGCACGCGCGCATCGAGCTCGAGGACGCGGGTGCGCTGCCATGGGTGCTGATGGCACGCCTGGAGGCGGCGGTTCGCAAGGCACGCGCAGCAGCCGGGCGTCCGCTCTGCGCGGATGACGGCGCGCCACCTGCCATCGAGCCAAGCGTCCGGCCAGTCCCGGAACGAGTGCGGCTGCGGCGCAGTCGGCTCTACCTGCCGGGCAACGAGCCGAAGTTCATGTTGAATGCCGGGCTTCATCGGCCGGATGGGCTGATTCTGGACCTTGAGGACAGCGTGGCGCCGGCGGTGAAAGAGGAAGCCCGACTGTTGGTGCGCAACGCGCTGCGGGTGCTTGATTTCGGCCCGGCGGAGCGGATGGTGCGCATCAACCAGGGGGATCGCGGGCTCGCAGATCTCGACTATGTCGTACCACACGGTGTCGATCTCATCCTGATCCCCAAGGTGGAGTCGTCCGAGGATGTGCGCTGTGTGGCTGAACGAGTGAGGGCGCTCGCGTCCGAGCACAAGTTAGCGCGTCCAGTGTTCCTGATGCCGATCATTGAGAGTGCGCGTGGCGTGCTTCGCGCGGAGGATATTGCGACGGCGGCCCCCGAGGTCGTGGCGTTGACCATCGGCCTGGAGGACTTTACCGCCGACCTCGGCATCACGCGGACCGAGGAAGGCCGGGAGAGCTTTCTGGCGCGGAGCCAGATCGTGCTCGCAGCCCGGAGCGCAGGTGTGCAACCCATCGACACGGTGTACTCCGACGTGGACAACGAGGACGGACTGCGGGCGAGTGTGCGCGAAGCGCGTGGGCTTGGTTTCGTCGGCAAGGGCTGCATCCACCCCCGTCAGATTCGCGTGATTCACGAGACCTTTACTCCGGCACCTGCTGAACTGGAGAAGGCCCGGCGTATCATTGCGGCCTTTGAAGAGGCGCAGTTGCGTGATGTCGGTGTCGTCACACTCGGCAGCAAGATGATTGACGCGCCCGTTGTGGCCCAGGCCTTCGCGGTCGTGCGCGCTGCGGAGGCGGCTCCGTGA
- a CDS encoding GNAT family N-acetyltransferase, translated as MSDTAIRIRRATAADCGALAEVLAALGFDQLTALSQEQRQAQVARHMEALLGNEFSAVWVAEAQSSIVGYAAAHWIPVLGLAGPEGYVSELFVRADWRGRGAGTALLEVVERAARDHGCVRLSLLNLRARAAYRRGFYPQRGWVERDAANFVRRLEEAR; from the coding sequence GTGAGTGACACCGCCATCCGAATTCGCCGAGCCACGGCGGCAGACTGCGGTGCGCTAGCCGAGGTGCTCGCAGCGCTCGGCTTCGATCAACTCACGGCGCTGTCACAGGAGCAGCGCCAGGCACAAGTGGCGCGCCACATGGAGGCGCTGCTCGGCAACGAGTTCAGTGCAGTTTGGGTCGCAGAGGCACAGAGCAGCATCGTTGGCTACGCGGCCGCTCATTGGATTCCGGTCCTGGGGCTCGCCGGGCCGGAGGGTTATGTGAGTGAACTCTTCGTGCGCGCGGATTGGCGCGGGCGTGGTGCTGGTACAGCGCTGCTGGAGGTCGTCGAGCGTGCCGCCCGCGACCACGGCTGCGTACGACTGAGTCTCTTGAATCTGCGGGCACGCGCAGCTTACCGCCGCGGGTTCTACCCGCAGCGCGGCTGGGTGGAGCGAGATGCAGCCAATTTCGTTCGCCGACTGGAGGAGGCGCGGTGA
- a CDS encoding EVE domain-containing protein, whose product MKRWLVKSDPEEYAAGDLERDGRATWDGVSNALAQQHLRAMSVGDGVLVYHTGKEKAVVAEARVAGPPVPDPTNQGGKLVVVELAFMRWLPRAVPLAEIKADPAFDDFALVRIGRLSVMPVTIAQWNRILKLTKV is encoded by the coding sequence GTGAAACGCTGGCTCGTGAAATCGGATCCGGAGGAGTACGCGGCCGGTGATCTGGAGCGTGACGGACGCGCGACCTGGGACGGTGTGAGCAACGCGCTCGCCCAGCAGCACCTGCGGGCCATGTCGGTGGGAGATGGGGTGCTCGTGTATCACACGGGCAAGGAGAAGGCCGTTGTTGCGGAAGCACGCGTCGCCGGTCCACCCGTGCCCGACCCGACGAATCAGGGGGGGAAGCTCGTGGTGGTAGAGCTCGCATTCATGCGCTGGTTGCCGCGGGCAGTACCGCTAGCCGAGATCAAAGCCGACCCGGCGTTCGATGATTTCGCCCTCGTCCGAATCGGCCGCCTTTCCGTGATGCCCGTGACGATCGCGCAGTGGAATCGCATCCTGAAGTTGACCAAGGTGTGA
- a CDS encoding citrate lyase subunit alpha (citrate-ACP transferase, the alpha subunit catalyzes the formation of (3S)-citryl-CoA from acetyl-CoA and citrate) — protein MVENAAGRLVPTTVNGREQVPFCGVGKHTPTGRTAAPAVRTCNNYPPDGRKVTAEARRLPGAEAEIRAVAALKVALQTAGLRDGMTISTHHHFRNGDRVAVPLFRAAAELGVRDLRWFPSACFPCHAPLIELLESGVIRYVEGSMNGPLGDFCSTGRMRGLGVLRSHGGRWQAVQDGEVHIDIAVLAAPTADAFGNANGVQGPSACGGLGFGLVDSLYADHVIVATDNLVPFPCVPWQIQGNHVDQVVVLESVGDPAKIVSGTTQLTRSPDRQLIAELAAIFVRAAGLLRDGFSFQAGAGGTALSFALYLREFMRREGVRARFIRGGSTQYLVEMLAEGLTDYILDGQTFDLAGVRSMGANPRHVMTSPFTSYNWHGKGCFATFVDIVVLGATEVDLDFNANVVTHSDGRLLHGIGGWQNCLASPCVILPIPAVRDRIPVIVDRVTTLCGPGEMIDVVVTERGIAINPRRTDLLDATRNSGLPIRPLAEIKAEVDRLCGGAPAKPPLTEQVVAVVKWVDGTVLDAVRRVGG, from the coding sequence CTGGTCGAAAACGCGGCCGGGCGGTTGGTGCCTACGACGGTGAATGGGCGGGAGCAAGTCCCGTTTTGCGGCGTGGGCAAGCACACCCCCACGGGTCGCACTGCTGCGCCTGCGGTGCGCACCTGCAACAACTACCCTCCCGATGGCCGCAAGGTGACTGCCGAAGCGCGCCGGCTGCCGGGTGCGGAAGCGGAGATACGTGCCGTGGCAGCCCTGAAGGTTGCGCTGCAAACGGCCGGACTGCGCGACGGTATGACCATTTCGACCCACCACCACTTTCGAAATGGAGATCGCGTGGCCGTGCCGTTGTTCCGTGCGGCGGCTGAATTGGGGGTGCGGGATCTGCGCTGGTTTCCGTCGGCTTGTTTCCCATGCCATGCCCCCCTGATCGAACTGCTCGAGTCAGGGGTCATCCGCTATGTCGAAGGCAGCATGAACGGCCCCCTCGGCGATTTCTGCAGCACTGGGCGGATGCGGGGTCTCGGCGTACTCCGCTCCCACGGTGGACGCTGGCAGGCGGTGCAGGACGGCGAAGTGCACATCGACATCGCCGTACTGGCAGCACCCACGGCCGACGCCTTCGGCAATGCGAATGGCGTACAGGGGCCTTCGGCCTGCGGGGGGCTCGGGTTCGGTCTCGTCGATTCGCTCTACGCGGACCATGTGATCGTGGCGACCGACAACCTCGTGCCGTTCCCGTGTGTGCCGTGGCAGATCCAGGGCAACCACGTTGACCAGGTTGTCGTGCTCGAATCCGTCGGCGATCCAGCCAAGATCGTCTCCGGCACGACCCAGCTCACCCGCAGCCCCGACCGGCAGCTGATTGCGGAACTGGCCGCAATATTCGTCCGTGCGGCCGGCCTCCTGCGCGACGGTTTCTCGTTCCAGGCGGGCGCGGGCGGCACGGCGTTGTCGTTCGCGCTCTACCTGCGCGAGTTCATGCGCCGGGAGGGCGTGCGGGCCCGCTTCATCCGCGGCGGCAGCACGCAGTACCTCGTGGAGATGCTTGCAGAGGGCCTGACCGACTACATCCTCGATGGACAAACCTTCGATCTCGCGGGTGTGCGGTCGATGGGCGCGAATCCGCGCCACGTCATGACAAGTCCCTTCACCAGTTACAACTGGCACGGCAAGGGCTGTTTCGCCACCTTTGTCGACATCGTTGTGCTCGGCGCGACCGAAGTTGATCTTGATTTCAACGCGAACGTGGTGACACACTCGGACGGCCGTCTGCTACATGGCATCGGTGGCTGGCAGAACTGTCTGGCGAGTCCCTGCGTGATCCTGCCGATCCCGGCTGTGCGCGACCGTATCCCCGTGATCGTGGACCGTGTCACCACGTTGTGCGGTCCCGGCGAGATGATCGATGTCGTGGTGACGGAGCGCGGCATCGCGATCAACCCGCGCCGGACCGACCTGCTCGACGCGACGCGCAACAGCGGCCTCCCGATCCGCCCGCTGGCGGAGATCAAGGCCGAAGTCGACCGGCTGTGTGGCGGCGCGCCCGCGAAGCCACCGCTGACGGAGCAGGTCGTGGCCGTGGTGAAGTGGGTGGATGGTACGGTGCTCGATGCAGTCAGAAGAGTGGGTGGTTAG